One Catalinimonas alkaloidigena DNA window includes the following coding sequences:
- a CDS encoding LysM peptidoglycan-binding domain-containing protein — protein sequence MPTTVRPKPRTKSKASPRKKKAARPQHNPVLLPTLLTLVVALGLLWGWIALTTPRGESLLTQLQSASVPTSAPQRPAAHATDQGVEYRYVPKRDEPLGIVAGRFNASPTQVKQQNQLTSSTVAAGKPIRILVKALHRVKAGEGLNGIALRYDVPKADIMRANSLDNDVLRIDQQLVVPFRSH from the coding sequence ATGCCTACGACAGTACGCCCGAAACCTCGTACGAAATCCAAAGCATCCCCCCGCAAAAAAAAGGCCGCGCGCCCGCAACATAATCCGGTGCTGTTGCCTACGCTGCTGACCTTGGTGGTGGCGCTCGGGTTGTTGTGGGGATGGATTGCCCTGACCACACCGCGCGGCGAATCACTGCTGACCCAACTGCAAAGCGCTTCGGTGCCGACCAGCGCCCCGCAGCGACCAGCGGCTCACGCTACCGACCAGGGGGTCGAATACCGTTACGTTCCCAAACGAGACGAGCCGCTCGGCATTGTGGCCGGACGCTTCAACGCCTCGCCGACTCAGGTGAAGCAGCAGAACCAGCTCACGTCGTCGACCGTGGCGGCCGGAAAACCCATCCGCATTCTGGTAAAAGCCTTGCACCGCGTAAAAGCCGGTGAAGGCCTCAACGGCATTGCGCTGCGATACGACGTGCCCAAGGCGGACATTATGCGTGCTAACTCGCTGGACAACGACGTGCTACGGATTGATCAGCAGTTGGTGGTTCCCTTCCGCAGCCATTAA
- a CDS encoding serine/threonine protein kinase: protein MIAPGEQLVNYRIDAHVGDTPLGGLYEAEHVRSERKVLIRHLDTHLIPKPALWQAFKNDLMQHVRLQHPNLVALLDHLEDERGIFLVTEQVKGVPLETYLQQQGPLSEAQIRRLFLQLLDALSHAHYHEVVHGDLRPAHLWITPQGNLRLSNLGLTPLLNELLPDLSDTEAHFETIVYMSPERVTGEPITPASDIYAAGVLLYRLVAGHAPYQYGQQSEYEVFRRIVNEPLPPLPDGANLLFAKAIEHATQKSPTARFQSAAQFRQALSPQQAPAAAPPRPATPPPAEAITDTPVQLPRERVISQGILLVSLLGLVLIGSLFFVMRSYTPDLRMEAGDQVGRLFEGLNQHDPKILRTVFAPELERYYQFDNYPLDKVINNYQNYWKSLAYDRYQIREEQVRLTQQNDGSFDANVPVLYERAYPREVRLFNYDSARYEQVTFPDEEAKNITFRIRLNSDFKIIYFREQSNDNLAQHAEALLARTWKLARYSENGLQGREMGMIRRLTVQLQRLIRRNQLELSPEGNFTGTYLFGEDEAGTWQYEPRSREVHFKTADQDFTFQLVAISQDRMVLKHKEKQKEEFFVYRFVSD from the coding sequence GTGATTGCGCCAGGTGAACAGCTCGTCAATTACCGCATCGACGCACACGTCGGCGATACGCCTCTGGGTGGCCTCTACGAAGCTGAGCACGTACGTTCGGAGCGCAAGGTGCTGATCCGCCACCTCGATACCCATCTGATTCCTAAACCCGCGTTGTGGCAGGCGTTTAAGAACGACCTGATGCAGCACGTACGCTTGCAGCACCCCAATCTGGTCGCTTTGCTCGATCACCTGGAGGACGAGCGCGGAATCTTTCTCGTCACCGAACAGGTGAAGGGCGTTCCTCTGGAAACGTACCTCCAGCAACAGGGTCCCCTGTCCGAGGCGCAGATCCGGCGCCTGTTCCTGCAACTGCTGGACGCGCTGTCGCATGCCCATTACCACGAGGTTGTGCACGGTGACTTGCGGCCGGCGCACCTCTGGATCACCCCGCAGGGCAACCTCCGGCTTAGCAACCTGGGCCTGACACCGCTTCTTAACGAATTGTTGCCGGACCTATCGGATACCGAAGCCCATTTTGAGACCATCGTGTACATGAGTCCGGAACGCGTAACGGGCGAACCGATTACCCCTGCCAGCGACATTTACGCCGCCGGAGTGCTGCTGTACCGGCTCGTGGCTGGGCACGCTCCCTACCAGTACGGGCAACAGTCAGAGTATGAGGTATTCCGGCGCATCGTAAACGAACCGCTTCCCCCCTTGCCCGACGGCGCGAACCTACTCTTTGCGAAAGCGATTGAGCATGCCACGCAAAAAAGCCCGACAGCGCGTTTCCAAAGTGCAGCGCAGTTTCGGCAGGCACTTTCGCCGCAACAAGCTCCTGCCGCCGCTCCACCTCGTCCGGCAACCCCGCCACCTGCTGAGGCCATTACCGATACGCCTGTGCAACTGCCCCGCGAGCGCGTCATCAGCCAGGGGATTCTGCTGGTTTCGTTGCTGGGCCTGGTGCTGATCGGCTCGTTGTTCTTCGTTATGCGGTCGTACACGCCAGACCTGCGCATGGAGGCGGGCGATCAGGTAGGCCGGTTGTTCGAAGGCCTCAATCAACACGATCCGAAGATTCTCCGCACGGTGTTCGCGCCCGAATTGGAGCGGTATTATCAGTTCGACAACTACCCGCTCGACAAGGTCATCAACAACTACCAGAACTACTGGAAAAGCCTCGCGTACGACCGGTACCAGATCCGCGAAGAGCAAGTGCGGCTCACCCAGCAGAACGACGGCAGTTTCGACGCGAACGTGCCGGTGCTGTACGAACGCGCTTACCCGCGGGAAGTCCGGTTGTTCAACTACGATTCTGCGCGCTACGAGCAGGTGACGTTTCCGGACGAGGAAGCCAAAAACATTACGTTCCGCATTCGCCTCAATTCAGATTTCAAAATCATCTACTTTCGGGAGCAGTCGAACGACAACCTCGCGCAACATGCGGAAGCGCTGCTGGCCCGCACGTGGAAACTGGCGCGGTATTCGGAAAATGGGCTACAGGGCCGCGAAATGGGAATGATCCGCCGCCTGACCGTGCAGTTGCAACGCCTCATTCGTCGCAACCAACTGGAACTGAGTCCGGAAGGCAACTTTACGGGCACGTACTTGTTTGGGGAAGACGAAGCAGGTACCTGGCAGTACGAACCCCGAAGCCGCGAGGTACATTTCAAGACGGCCGATCAGGACTTCACGTTTCAGCTCGTCGCCATCAGTCAGGACCGGATGGTGCTGAAACACAAAGAAAAGCAGAAAGAAGAGTTTTTTGTCTACCGTTTTGTCAGCGACTAG
- the galE gene encoding UDP-glucose 4-epimerase GalE, with the protein MDSRSYKILVTGGAGFIGSHTVVALHEAGFVPVIVDNFSNSQPSVLEGLEKITGHAFPFYQIDCNDRDAMAEVFAKEKLHGVIHFAAYKAVGESVREPLKYYHNNLNSLIVLLELMAERGVQNLVFSSSCTVYGQAEKLPVTEETPILPAESPYGNTKQISEEIIRDSVKAGMPIRGIALRYFNPIGAHPSGLIGELPLGVPNNLVPFIAQTAAGIRPELSVFGGDYETPDGTCIRDYIHVMDLAEAHVKSLQWLDQQSGKSLYDVFNVGTGRGNSVLEVIKTFEEQSGMPVNYKIVDRRPGDVIQIYGGVSKARRTLGWEARRGLAESMRDAWHWQQQLGKEA; encoded by the coding sequence ATGGACTCTCGATCGTACAAAATTCTCGTTACCGGTGGGGCGGGCTTTATCGGGTCACACACCGTAGTGGCGCTGCACGAAGCCGGTTTTGTTCCGGTAATTGTCGACAACTTTTCTAACTCGCAGCCCTCTGTATTAGAGGGATTGGAGAAGATCACAGGACATGCTTTTCCTTTCTACCAGATCGATTGCAACGACCGGGACGCCATGGCCGAGGTGTTCGCAAAAGAAAAACTACACGGTGTAATTCACTTCGCTGCCTACAAAGCCGTCGGCGAATCGGTACGCGAACCGCTAAAGTACTACCATAACAACTTGAATTCGCTCATTGTTCTGCTCGAACTGATGGCTGAACGTGGGGTGCAAAACCTGGTTTTCTCTTCTTCGTGTACAGTCTACGGCCAAGCCGAGAAGCTCCCGGTAACGGAAGAAACGCCCATTCTGCCGGCCGAGTCGCCGTATGGCAACACAAAACAGATCTCAGAAGAAATTATCCGCGATAGCGTAAAAGCGGGCATGCCGATTCGGGGCATTGCGTTGCGCTACTTCAATCCCATCGGAGCGCATCCTTCCGGCCTGATTGGCGAACTTCCGCTGGGGGTGCCCAACAATCTGGTCCCTTTCATTGCGCAGACAGCCGCCGGCATTCGGCCGGAACTCAGCGTCTTCGGAGGCGATTACGAAACGCCCGACGGGACCTGCATTCGCGACTACATTCACGTGATGGATCTGGCCGAGGCACACGTAAAATCGTTGCAGTGGCTCGACCAACAGTCGGGAAAATCGCTGTATGACGTGTTCAACGTAGGAACCGGGCGGGGCAATTCAGTTCTGGAGGTCATCAAAACCTTCGAAGAGCAGAGTGGCATGCCGGTCAATTACAAGATTGTGGACCGCCGTCCCGGCGACGTCATACAGATCTACGGTGGCGTAAGCAAAGCGCGGCGAACCCTGGGGTGGGAAGCCCGCCGTGGTTTGGCGGAAAGCATGCGCGACGCCTGGCACTGGCAACAGCAGTTGGGCAAAGAAGCCTAG
- the lipA gene encoding lipoyl synthase, which produces MIELPVISTEANKKPRKPDWLRVKLPVGPEYAKVRKLVDTHKLHTICESGNCPNMGECWGAGTATFMILGNVCTRSCSFCAVATGRPPEYDEDEPRRVAEAVKLMGVKHCVLTSVNRDELKDRGAEIWYQTVRAVKELSPETTIETLIPDVKGNWEALERMISAGQEVVSHNMETVKRLYRPVRPQAKYERSLEQTRRTKALGKRTKSGIMLGLGETPDEVYEAMDDLVAHGLDILTLGQYLQPTKRHIEVAEFIRPEQFERYREEGLKRGLKYVESGPLVRSSYHAERHVNV; this is translated from the coding sequence ATGATCGAATTACCGGTTATTTCAACCGAAGCTAATAAAAAACCCCGGAAGCCCGATTGGTTGCGGGTCAAGCTTCCGGTCGGCCCCGAATACGCCAAAGTGCGTAAACTGGTCGATACTCATAAGCTCCATACCATCTGCGAAAGCGGCAACTGCCCGAACATGGGCGAGTGTTGGGGAGCCGGCACTGCTACCTTTATGATTCTGGGTAACGTTTGCACGCGCAGCTGTTCGTTTTGTGCGGTGGCCACCGGACGGCCGCCGGAATACGACGAAGACGAACCCCGTCGCGTTGCCGAAGCGGTAAAACTGATGGGTGTTAAGCACTGCGTGCTCACTTCGGTGAACCGCGACGAACTGAAAGACCGCGGTGCCGAGATCTGGTACCAGACGGTGCGTGCCGTGAAAGAACTTTCGCCGGAGACGACCATCGAAACCCTGATTCCCGACGTAAAGGGGAACTGGGAGGCGTTGGAGCGGATGATCAGCGCCGGGCAGGAGGTGGTTTCGCACAACATGGAAACCGTCAAGCGCTTGTACCGTCCCGTACGTCCGCAGGCCAAGTACGAGCGTAGCCTGGAACAGACGCGCCGGACTAAGGCATTGGGCAAGCGTACCAAATCGGGAATTATGTTGGGGCTGGGCGAAACGCCCGACGAAGTCTACGAAGCAATGGACGATCTGGTGGCGCATGGGCTTGACATCCTGACGCTAGGCCAGTACCTCCAACCGACCAAACGCCACATCGAAGTCGCCGAATTTATCCGGCCGGAACAATTTGAGCGTTACCGGGAAGAGGGCCTGAAACGGGGCTTGAAGTACGTAGAGTCAGGGCCGCTGGTGCGCTCTTCGTACCATGCTGAACGCCACGTGAACGTATAG
- a CDS encoding universal stress protein, with protein sequence MQNILVAVAKESSAQTLVEHAARFAAAFGAKLWLIHIAPPDPDFVGFDVGPQSVRDQEAAEMREEHRFVQTFARQLTARDIKAEGLLIQGAMVETLLEEAQKLACEMIVVGSHQHSTLANLFSESTSSSLFRKSKIPLLVVPLEDA encoded by the coding sequence ATGCAAAACATTCTGGTGGCAGTTGCCAAAGAATCCAGTGCACAGACGCTTGTGGAGCACGCTGCCCGGTTTGCCGCGGCATTCGGTGCCAAGCTGTGGCTTATACACATCGCACCGCCAGATCCCGATTTCGTTGGATTTGATGTGGGGCCACAGTCAGTCAGAGATCAGGAAGCCGCTGAGATGCGGGAAGAACACCGCTTCGTCCAGACGTTTGCCCGCCAACTCACCGCGCGAGACATCAAGGCCGAAGGATTACTGATTCAGGGCGCTATGGTCGAAACCCTCCTGGAGGAAGCGCAGAAATTAGCTTGCGAAATGATCGTGGTGGGTTCGCACCAGCATAGCACGCTGGCCAACCTGTTTTCGGAGAGTACCTCTTCGTCCCTGTTCCGGAAATCGAAGATTCCCCTACTCGTGGTGCCTTTGGAAGACGCCTGA
- a CDS encoding M28 family peptidase, whose product MKLHPQPWLLLVWVGCSLPALAQEKDPEAVRYANTITVNDLREHLTIIASDSFEGRETGERGQKLAADYIARQFAENNLRPPVMGSEGKTYLQSFEVREQRWGEMALRVKGKSYEFLEDYYPAALFDIPQPNEWDVVFAGYGIEDERYSDYQDLDVAGKAVLILAGEPQLPDGRYVLTGDKNHSGWAEGWNRKTELAQRKGAAAVFQLRHTSDREFTDYLNRYIHYLEGARMSFEASKTLDSFGTFVVKPTVAARMAGTSLKKLAIFLNPSAEPKLPRWARKERPVVVQADRIETSVQTENVLGLVEGSDLKDEVVVITAHYDHVGRRDTAIYNGADDDGSGTVAVLELAQAFATAKAEGHGPRRSLLFMTFTGEEKGLLGSNYYSDYPVIPMDSTVADLNIDMIGRLDEAHSEPDYIYIIGSTMLSSELHAVSEAANATYSQLNLDYKYNRKDDPNRFYYRSDHYNFAKNGVPVIFYFSGVHEDYHRPTDEVGKIHFEKMEKVTRLVFYTAWQLANQPQRIKVDQVQP is encoded by the coding sequence ATGAAACTACATCCGCAGCCCTGGTTGCTGTTGGTGTGGGTAGGGTGCAGCCTGCCCGCGCTGGCGCAGGAAAAAGATCCCGAGGCGGTGCGCTATGCCAACACCATCACGGTCAACGATCTGCGTGAGCACCTGACGATTATCGCCTCCGATAGCTTCGAAGGGCGCGAAACCGGTGAACGCGGCCAGAAATTGGCGGCCGATTACATTGCCCGGCAGTTTGCGGAAAACAACCTGCGGCCGCCCGTGATGGGCAGCGAGGGGAAAACGTACCTTCAGTCGTTCGAGGTGCGGGAGCAACGGTGGGGCGAGATGGCACTTCGGGTAAAGGGAAAGTCGTACGAATTTCTGGAGGATTATTATCCGGCGGCTTTGTTCGACATCCCGCAACCGAACGAGTGGGACGTAGTATTTGCCGGCTACGGCATAGAAGACGAACGCTATTCCGATTATCAGGATCTTGACGTAGCCGGGAAGGCAGTGCTCATTTTGGCCGGGGAACCGCAACTGCCCGACGGCCGCTACGTTCTGACCGGCGACAAGAACCACTCAGGCTGGGCCGAAGGTTGGAACCGCAAAACTGAGCTGGCGCAACGCAAGGGGGCAGCAGCGGTGTTTCAGCTTCGTCATACTTCCGATCGTGAGTTTACGGACTACCTGAACCGTTACATCCATTACCTGGAAGGCGCGCGCATGTCGTTTGAGGCCAGCAAAACGCTCGACTCATTCGGCACTTTTGTCGTGAAACCTACCGTCGCGGCTCGGATGGCGGGGACGTCGCTTAAGAAACTGGCCATTTTTCTGAATCCTTCGGCGGAGCCCAAACTTCCGCGCTGGGCGCGAAAAGAGAGGCCGGTGGTGGTGCAGGCCGATCGTATTGAAACGTCGGTCCAGACCGAGAACGTATTAGGCCTGGTAGAGGGTAGCGATCTGAAAGACGAAGTGGTGGTGATCACCGCCCATTACGACCATGTAGGGCGCCGCGATACGGCTATCTACAATGGCGCGGACGACGATGGTTCCGGTACGGTGGCCGTCCTGGAACTGGCCCAGGCCTTTGCCACGGCCAAAGCCGAGGGGCATGGCCCCCGGCGTAGCCTGTTATTCATGACTTTCACAGGCGAAGAGAAAGGATTGCTGGGTTCGAACTACTACAGTGACTATCCGGTGATCCCGATGGACAGTACGGTTGCCGACCTGAACATCGATATGATCGGGCGGCTGGACGAAGCCCACTCAGAACCGGACTACATCTACATCATCGGTTCTACGATGTTGTCCAGTGAGCTGCACGCAGTCAGCGAAGCCGCCAACGCCACCTATAGCCAGCTGAATCTGGATTATAAATACAACCGGAAAGACGATCCGAACCGCTTTTACTACCGCTCCGACCACTACAACTTCGCCAAAAACGGTGTGCCCGTCATTTTTTACTTCAGTGGGGTACACGAAGACTACCATCGCCCTACGGACGAAGTCGGGAAGATCCATTTTGAAAAGATGGAGAAGGTTACCCGCTTGGTTTTTTACACCGCCTGGCAGCTTGCCAACCAGCCGCAGCGCATCAAAGTCGATCAGGTGCAACCCTGA
- the aspS gene encoding aspartate--tRNA ligase, whose product MLRTHTCGELRLEHVNQEVTLSGWVQRIRDKGGILWIDLRDRYGLTQLILEEGVEAEALLEAARELGREFVVQVHGKVIERLSKNDKIPTGAIEVRVQELKVLNPAKLPPFLIEDETDGGEDLRMKYRYLDLRRAPVRRNLELRHRLMQETRRYLDGLNFIEVETPVLIKSTPEGARDFVVPSRMNPGEFYALPQSPQTFKQLLMVSGFDRYFQIVKCFRDEDLRADRQPEFTQIDCEMSFVTREDILRTFEGLIRHLFSKVKGLDLPELPRMSYQEAMEKYGSDKPDIRFGMEFVELNDVAQGKGFSVFDSAELVVAITAPGCASYTRKQVDELTEFVKKPQIGAKGLVYVRYNEDGSLKSSVDKFYDQEALKTWAETCGAQPGDLILVLAGEKNPTRKALNELRLLMGDRLGLRNRNEYKALWVVDFPLLEWGEEEQRWFAMHHPFTSPWPEDIDKLGTDPRAVRANAYDLVVNGVELGGGSIRIFDRKLQEKMFEVLGFTPEEAKAQFGFLMEAFEYGAPPHGGIAFGFDRLSALFGGADSIRDFIAFPKNNSGRDVMIDSPSPIDEKQLKELNIDLRSGVTHS is encoded by the coding sequence ATGCTAAGAACACATACCTGCGGCGAATTGCGCCTCGAACACGTCAATCAGGAAGTCACTTTGAGCGGCTGGGTGCAGCGCATCCGCGATAAAGGGGGCATTCTCTGGATCGATTTGCGCGACCGCTACGGACTGACTCAACTGATTCTGGAAGAGGGAGTAGAGGCGGAGGCATTGCTTGAAGCGGCCCGTGAACTGGGGCGTGAGTTTGTGGTGCAGGTGCACGGCAAGGTGATTGAACGGTTGTCGAAAAACGATAAAATCCCGACGGGCGCCATCGAAGTGCGTGTGCAGGAGTTGAAGGTGCTGAACCCGGCCAAGTTGCCGCCTTTCCTGATCGAAGACGAAACCGACGGGGGCGAAGACCTGCGCATGAAGTACCGCTACCTGGACCTGCGCCGCGCACCGGTGCGGCGGAACCTAGAGTTGCGTCACCGCCTGATGCAGGAAACGCGTCGTTACCTCGACGGCCTGAATTTTATCGAAGTAGAAACGCCGGTGCTGATCAAATCAACGCCAGAAGGCGCGCGCGACTTTGTGGTGCCCTCTCGCATGAACCCCGGTGAGTTTTACGCGCTGCCGCAGTCGCCGCAGACGTTCAAGCAGTTGCTGATGGTGTCGGGTTTTGACCGGTATTTTCAGATCGTGAAGTGTTTCCGCGACGAAGACCTGCGCGCCGACCGTCAGCCGGAGTTCACGCAGATCGACTGCGAAATGTCGTTTGTGACACGCGAAGACATCCTGCGCACTTTCGAAGGACTGATCCGTCACCTCTTCAGCAAGGTGAAAGGCCTCGACCTGCCAGAACTGCCTCGCATGAGCTACCAGGAAGCGATGGAAAAATACGGGAGCGACAAGCCCGACATCCGTTTCGGGATGGAGTTCGTCGAACTGAATGACGTTGCGCAGGGCAAAGGTTTTTCTGTGTTCGACAGTGCTGAGCTGGTCGTTGCCATCACCGCTCCCGGCTGTGCGTCGTATACCCGCAAGCAGGTCGACGAGTTGACTGAATTTGTCAAAAAGCCTCAGATTGGTGCGAAAGGACTGGTGTACGTACGGTACAACGAAGACGGTTCTCTGAAATCGTCAGTCGATAAATTTTACGATCAGGAGGCCCTGAAGACTTGGGCCGAAACGTGTGGTGCCCAACCGGGCGACCTGATTCTGGTGCTGGCCGGTGAGAAGAATCCGACGCGCAAAGCCCTGAATGAGCTACGCCTGTTGATGGGCGACCGGCTGGGCCTGCGCAACCGCAACGAATACAAAGCCCTGTGGGTCGTCGACTTCCCGCTCCTGGAATGGGGGGAAGAAGAGCAACGTTGGTTTGCCATGCACCACCCCTTTACATCGCCGTGGCCGGAAGACATCGACAAGCTGGGCACCGATCCGCGTGCGGTCCGGGCCAATGCCTACGACCTCGTCGTGAACGGCGTCGAATTGGGCGGGGGCTCTATCCGGATCTTCGACCGGAAGTTGCAGGAGAAAATGTTCGAAGTACTGGGCTTCACGCCCGAAGAAGCCAAAGCACAATTCGGCTTTCTGATGGAGGCCTTCGAATACGGAGCGCCGCCCCACGGAGGCATCGCTTTCGGGTTCGACCGCCTGTCGGCTTTGTTTGGCGGAGCCGATTCGATTCGAGACTTCATCGCCTTCCCCAAAAACAATTCCGGCCGCGACGTGATGATCGATTCGCCCTCGCCGATTGACGAAAAACAGTTGAAAGAACTGAACATTGATCTGCGTAGCGGGGTTACGCATTCATGA
- the rimO gene encoding 30S ribosomal protein S12 methylthiotransferase RimO gives MRTKGNRKHKINIVTLGCSKNLVDSETLLTQLKGNQLEATHEAQDDEANVIVVNTCGFIENAKQESIDTILRYADAKEDGLIDKLYVTGCLSHRYKDELAPEIPSVDAWFGTNELPRLLKTLRADYKQELVGERLLTTPAHFAYLKIAEGCDRPCSFCAIPLMRGGHVSQPMELLTQQARNLARQGTKELILIAQDLTYYGLDIYKKRNLSELVARLADVEGIDWIRLQYAYPSGFPLDILDVMRDHPHICKYLDMPLQHGSTDVLRRMRRGITREKTEALIHTIRDRVPGIALRTTLIAGYPGETEAEFEEMYQFVERSRFDRLGIFTYSHEENTHAFQQPDDVPAEVKQERADAVMELQESISWELNQEKIGRTYKVLFDRKEGGYFIGRTEFDSPEVDNEVLVDAAKHYVRIGDFAQVKIDSAAEFDLYGSVIV, from the coding sequence ATGAGGACAAAAGGAAACCGGAAGCATAAAATCAACATCGTCACGCTGGGCTGTTCCAAGAATCTGGTGGATTCGGAAACGCTGCTGACGCAACTGAAGGGCAATCAGCTCGAAGCCACGCACGAAGCGCAGGACGATGAAGCCAACGTGATTGTCGTGAATACTTGCGGCTTTATTGAGAATGCCAAGCAGGAATCGATCGACACCATCTTGCGTTACGCCGACGCGAAGGAAGACGGCCTGATCGACAAACTTTACGTGACTGGTTGTCTTTCGCACCGGTACAAAGACGAATTAGCTCCGGAGATTCCGAGCGTCGATGCCTGGTTCGGAACCAACGAACTGCCGCGGCTTCTGAAGACGCTGCGGGCCGATTACAAACAGGAGTTGGTTGGCGAACGTCTGCTGACCACGCCTGCCCACTTTGCCTACCTTAAAATTGCTGAAGGGTGCGACCGCCCCTGTTCGTTCTGTGCCATTCCGCTGATGCGGGGCGGGCACGTTTCCCAGCCGATGGAATTGCTCACCCAGCAGGCGCGCAACCTGGCCCGCCAAGGGACTAAAGAGCTGATCCTGATTGCGCAGGACCTGACGTACTACGGGCTTGATATTTATAAAAAGCGCAACCTGTCGGAACTGGTCGCGCGCCTGGCCGACGTGGAAGGCATCGACTGGATTCGTTTGCAGTACGCTTATCCGTCAGGTTTTCCGCTCGATATTCTGGACGTGATGCGCGACCATCCGCACATCTGCAAGTACCTCGACATGCCCCTGCAACACGGCTCGACCGACGTGCTGAGGCGGATGCGGCGCGGCATCACCCGCGAAAAAACTGAGGCACTGATCCATACCATCCGCGACCGCGTGCCCGGCATTGCGCTGCGTACGACGCTCATCGCGGGTTATCCCGGCGAAACCGAAGCCGAATTTGAAGAAATGTACCAGTTTGTGGAGCGCTCCCGCTTCGACCGTCTCGGCATCTTTACCTATTCGCACGAAGAAAATACGCACGCCTTCCAACAACCCGACGATGTGCCGGCAGAAGTGAAACAGGAACGGGCCGATGCCGTCATGGAATTGCAGGAAAGTATTTCGTGGGAGCTGAACCAGGAAAAAATCGGCAGGACGTATAAAGTGTTGTTCGACCGGAAAGAGGGTGGCTACTTCATCGGCCGGACCGAATTCGATTCTCCGGAAGTCGATAACGAAGTGTTAGTAGACGCTGCCAAACACTACGTCCGCATCGGCGACTTCGCCCAGGTCAAGATCGACAGCGCCGCCGAGTTTGATCTGTATGGATCTGTGATAGTTTAA
- the ftsY gene encoding signal recognition particle-docking protein FtsY, whose product MALFGLFSKEKKESLDKGLEKTNTNFFNKLGKAMVGRSKVDEEVLDELENVLVSSDVGVDTTVKIIDAIEKRVARDLYLNATELDKILKEEIARLLNATQPDTAQGYDLPKVNGPYVILVVGVNGVGKTTTIGKLAAQFKKSGKKVILGAADTFRAAAVDQLKLWGERTGVPVVSHGMNTDPASVAFDAVKQGVEQGADVILIDTAGRLHNKVNLMNELAKIKRVMQKYIPEAPHEVMLVLDGSTGQNAMIQAKEFMRVTEVNALAITKLDGTAKGGVVIGISDQLSIPVKYIGVGEKVDDLQVFNKYEFVDSLFKKN is encoded by the coding sequence ATGGCACTGTTCGGATTATTTTCCAAAGAGAAAAAAGAGTCGCTCGACAAGGGCCTCGAAAAGACCAACACCAACTTCTTCAACAAACTGGGGAAGGCCATGGTGGGCCGTTCGAAGGTAGACGAAGAGGTGCTCGACGAGCTGGAGAATGTGTTGGTAAGCTCGGACGTAGGGGTCGACACCACGGTGAAGATCATCGACGCCATCGAAAAGCGAGTGGCCCGTGATCTGTACCTCAATGCGACCGAGCTCGACAAAATCCTGAAAGAGGAGATCGCGCGTTTGCTGAACGCCACCCAGCCGGACACTGCGCAAGGCTACGACCTGCCGAAGGTCAACGGCCCGTACGTAATTCTGGTCGTGGGCGTAAACGGCGTCGGCAAAACCACAACGATTGGCAAACTGGCTGCCCAGTTCAAGAAATCGGGCAAAAAAGTAATCCTGGGTGCGGCCGATACATTTCGCGCTGCGGCTGTCGACCAGCTGAAATTGTGGGGTGAACGGACCGGCGTGCCGGTGGTTTCGCACGGAATGAATACCGACCCGGCTTCTGTCGCCTTCGATGCCGTCAAGCAAGGAGTAGAGCAAGGCGCGGACGTAATCTTGATCGATACGGCCGGGCGTCTGCACAACAAGGTCAACCTGATGAACGAGTTGGCCAAGATCAAACGCGTCATGCAGAAGTACATTCCTGAGGCACCGCACGAGGTAATGCTGGTGCTCGACGGCAGCACGGGGCAGAACGCCATGATCCAGGCCAAAGAGTTTATGCGCGTTACAGAAGTAAATGCGTTGGCCATCACCAAACTGGACGGCACTGCCAAAGGCGGCGTGGTAATCGGAATCTCGGATCAGCTGAGCATTCCGGTGAAATACATTGGCGTAGGCGAAAAAGTCGACGATCTGCAAGTATTCAATAAGTATGAATTTGTCGACTCTCTTTTCAAGAAAAACTAG
- a CDS encoding DUF4295 domain-containing protein, whose amino-acid sequence MAKKVVATLKKTEGVKNFTKVIKAVKSEKTGAYIFKEEIIPQEMVKDFLAGK is encoded by the coding sequence ATGGCTAAGAAAGTAGTTGCAACCCTGAAGAAAACCGAGGGTGTCAAGAACTTCACGAAGGTGATCAAGGCAGTAAAATCGGAGAAAACCGGTGCCTATATCTTCAAAGAAGAGATCATCCCTCAGGAAATGGTGAAAGATTTTCTGGCTGGTAAGTAA